GACACCGCCTAGCTTATGTCTCTGTTTCTTGCGGTCGTAGCGAAGAGACCACCAATACGTCGCGTCGGATCCTTGGTCAGTGGCAAAGCAATGACCACCCTCCCACATCTTGCAATTGGTCGCCAAGTCATCGCAGATGTAGCAATAACAAAATTTGCAGAATTGTTCGGGATCTATGGAGAGCGGATACATTGAACAGTGTGGACGCATGTGCGGCAACGTATCTGTAACACGGATGGTTCCCATTAGTACGATTTCATCGCTATCGAAGTCGTTCATTTCAGCGCGAGTGCGTCGGGAGGAAAGTCCATTACCGCTCGGTGTGAGCGCGACTGGACGTCGAAACAAGCTTGGACTAAGCACTTGTACTTCAGAATCCGCCGGACTTGACGGTAGCAATGGTGTAGGGGTTGAGACTCTCAATGGAGATTGCGTTCCATCCGAAGGGCGGGTGCGTGTCGTAGGCAAAATTCGAAATGCGgtttgagaaaattcgggCAATGAATCCTCCTCCTCAGTATCGAGCTCGTCGCAGCTGCTGTGGACGGTAGAAGGAGGAGagcttttcgctttcttttGAGCAATGGAATCCACCGTCGAGGTTGGCAAAGAACGTTTGCTTGTGGACATGTGAGAGGGTTTGGCTGTTTGACGGGTGGAATTCTAATGAGCCAAAGGAGAAAGATGCCGGCGGATTCACGATGGGTGGTGCGAGGTTCAAGGAGTCGACTGCGCAGCCATGAAAATGTAGAGTGACTGTCACTAGAACCTTTCGGAATCAATGCCACTGCTCAAGTACAGTGAGCCGGGTTCTTCGATTGGCATTGCGAGGGAGAGTTCCCGATATATCGTAGGTACGTTTTTTCGACCGTTATGTACAAACACTATGTACAGGGCTGGCGCGGTTTGATGGGAAAAACCAGCTACTTGAGAGACATTGCGACCAAATCTTGACTCTGAGAAGCCGATGTCAGCACAAGGACCCAT
This portion of the Phaeodactylum tricornutum CCAP 1055/1 chromosome 19, whole genome shotgun sequence genome encodes:
- a CDS encoding predicted protein, encoding MSTSKRSLPTSTVDSIAQKKAKSSPPSTVHSSCDELDTEEEDSLPEFSQTAFRILPTTRTRPSDGTQSPLRVSTPTPLLPSSPADSEVQVLSPSLFRRPVALTPSGNGLSSRRTRAEMNDFDSDEIVLMGTIRVTDTLPHMRPHCSMYPLSIDPEQFCKFCYCYICDDLATNCKMWEGGHCFATDQGSDATYWWSLRYDRKKQRHKLGGVTSRQAKVTAHTATVSTRRVTTTSPPENVHFQRKRQAVMLLDQSIAHDGVLASTLSSPNVVHWIGFLCVGVLGLLLLPTRDSLK